A single genomic interval of Burkholderia cepacia ATCC 25416 harbors:
- a CDS encoding adenosine-specific kinase, producing the protein MLQFETVTIDKPEAVNFILGQSHFIKSVEDIHETLVGTVPGIRFGLAFCEASGKRLVRRSGTNAELVELACRNALAIGAGHAFIVFLGDGFYPVNVLNAIKAVPEVCRIYCATANPTDVIVAESAQGRGIAGVVDGFPPLGVENDDDVRWRKDLLRTIGYKA; encoded by the coding sequence ATGCTGCAATTCGAAACCGTCACCATCGACAAACCCGAGGCCGTGAATTTCATCCTCGGCCAGTCGCATTTCATCAAGTCCGTCGAGGACATCCACGAGACGCTGGTCGGCACCGTGCCGGGCATTCGTTTCGGGCTCGCGTTCTGCGAGGCATCGGGCAAACGTCTCGTGCGCCGCTCCGGCACCAATGCGGAACTCGTCGAGCTCGCGTGCCGCAACGCCCTTGCGATCGGCGCCGGTCACGCGTTCATCGTGTTCCTCGGCGACGGTTTCTATCCGGTCAACGTGCTCAATGCGATCAAGGCCGTGCCGGAGGTCTGCCGGATCTACTGCGCGACCGCGAACCCGACCGACGTGATCGTCGCGGAAAGCGCGCAGGGGCGCGGGATCGCCGGTGTTGTCGACGGCTTTCCGCCGCTCGGCGTCGAAAACGACGACGACGTGCGCTGGCGCAAGGATCTGCTGCGCACGATCGGATACAAGGCGTAG
- a CDS encoding YciI-like protein gives MHYQLIYELVDDYLSRREPFRAEHLALAQAATERGELVLAGALSDPADQAVLVFEGDSPEAAESFARADPYVQNGLVKSWRVRPWRVVIGKHAPR, from the coding sequence ATGCATTACCAGCTGATCTACGAACTCGTCGACGATTACCTGTCGCGGCGCGAACCGTTCCGCGCCGAACATCTCGCGCTTGCACAGGCCGCGACCGAGCGCGGCGAACTCGTGCTCGCCGGCGCGCTGTCGGACCCGGCCGACCAGGCCGTGCTCGTGTTCGAGGGCGATTCGCCGGAGGCGGCCGAGTCGTTCGCGCGCGCCGATCCGTATGTGCAGAACGGCCTCGTGAAATCGTGGCGTGTGCGTCCGTGGCGCGTCGTTATCGGCAAGCACGCGCCGCGCTAG
- the corA gene encoding magnesium/cobalt transporter CorA — MLINCAAYQDGRKLADIDIDAISDYVSKPECFVWVALKDPTPEEIDLMGEEFGLHELALEDARKGHQRPKIEEYGDSLFAVLHTVELDDDGEFKVGELNVFVGPNYVLSIRNHTEQDFRDVRKRCEHEPHLLREGSAFVFYALMDQVVDRYFPILETLGTELEELEDRIFAKATPASSRAIIEDLYSLKRRLVTLYQHTAPLIEPLAKLTGGRVPQVCSGMAAYFRDVYDHLQRIVKTIEGRREMVVTAIQVNLGMISLAENEVTKRLGSFAALFAIPTMIAGIYGMNFANMPELHLKYGFYGCIAVMVVADFALWWRFKRAGWL; from the coding sequence ATGCTGATCAACTGTGCTGCATACCAGGACGGCCGCAAGCTGGCCGACATCGATATCGACGCCATCAGCGACTACGTGTCGAAGCCCGAATGCTTCGTGTGGGTCGCGCTGAAGGATCCGACACCCGAGGAAATCGACCTGATGGGCGAGGAGTTCGGGCTGCACGAGCTCGCACTCGAGGATGCCCGCAAGGGGCACCAGCGGCCGAAGATCGAGGAGTACGGCGATTCGCTGTTCGCGGTGCTGCATACGGTCGAGCTCGATGACGACGGCGAATTCAAGGTGGGCGAGCTGAACGTGTTCGTCGGCCCGAACTACGTGCTGTCGATCCGCAATCACACCGAGCAGGATTTCCGCGACGTGCGCAAGCGCTGCGAGCACGAGCCGCATCTGCTGCGGGAAGGCTCGGCGTTCGTGTTCTACGCGCTGATGGACCAGGTCGTCGACCGCTATTTCCCGATCCTCGAAACGCTCGGCACCGAGCTCGAGGAACTCGAGGATCGGATCTTCGCGAAGGCCACGCCCGCGTCGTCGCGCGCGATCATCGAGGATCTCTATTCGCTGAAGCGCCGGCTCGTGACGCTGTACCAGCACACGGCGCCGCTGATCGAGCCGCTCGCGAAACTCACCGGCGGACGCGTGCCGCAGGTCTGCAGCGGGATGGCGGCTTATTTCCGCGACGTGTACGACCATCTGCAGAGGATCGTGAAGACGATCGAAGGGCGCCGCGAGATGGTCGTCACGGCGATCCAGGTCAACCTCGGGATGATTTCGCTGGCCGAGAACGAAGTGACGAAACGGCTCGGTTCGTTCGCCGCGCTGTTCGCGATACCGACGATGATCGCCGGCATCTACGGGATGAACTTCGCGAACATGCCCGAGTTGCACCTGAAATACGGTTTCTACGGCTGTATCGCGGTGATGGTCGTCGCCGACTTCGCGCTGTGGTGGCGATTCAAGCGGGCAGGGTGGCTGTAG
- the cydX gene encoding cytochrome bd-I oxidase subunit CydX: protein MWYFSWILGIGVALGFGIINAMWLEAEVFSRGDKRNGAPSPQPGGKAS from the coding sequence ATGTGGTATTTCTCGTGGATTCTCGGCATCGGCGTGGCGCTCGGCTTCGGCATCATCAACGCGATGTGGCTCGAGGCGGAAGTGTTCTCGCGCGGCGACAAGCGCAACGGTGCGCCGAGCCCGCAGCCGGGAGGCAAGGCTTCGTGA
- a CDS encoding AAA family ATPase — translation MTHLVFFCGHAGTGKTTLAKRLIGPLMRATGEAFCLLDKDTLYGRYSSAAMGALTEDPNDRDSPLYLKHLRDPEYQGLLDTARENLALGIGALVVGPLSREVRDRRILDRAWLGISPDVTLTVVWVYTSEDVAHQRIVARGNPNDAYKLAHWDEYRQRRFVPTGHECDGIVMFDNTAPSDADIDTLLYRIAPPPPAATIVPPLPA, via the coding sequence GTGACGCACCTGGTGTTCTTCTGCGGTCACGCCGGCACCGGCAAGACCACGCTCGCGAAGCGGCTCATCGGGCCGCTGATGCGCGCGACCGGCGAGGCCTTCTGCCTGCTCGACAAGGACACGCTGTATGGCCGCTACAGCTCGGCCGCAATGGGTGCGCTCACCGAGGATCCGAACGACCGCGACAGCCCGCTCTACCTGAAGCACCTGCGCGATCCCGAATACCAGGGCCTGCTCGACACGGCCCGTGAAAATCTCGCGCTGGGCATCGGCGCGCTCGTCGTCGGCCCGCTGTCGCGCGAAGTGCGCGATCGCCGCATTCTCGACCGCGCATGGCTCGGCATCTCCCCCGACGTCACGCTGACGGTCGTCTGGGTCTACACGTCGGAAGACGTCGCGCACCAGCGAATCGTCGCGCGCGGCAACCCGAACGATGCCTACAAGCTCGCGCACTGGGACGAATACCGGCAGCGCCGCTTCGTGCCGACCGGCCACGAATGCGACGGCATCGTGATGTTCGACAACACCGCGCCATCCGACGCCGACATCGATACGCTGCTGTACCGCATCGCGCCGCCTCCGCCTGCGGCAACGATCGTCCCGCCGCTGCCGGCCTGA
- a CDS encoding saccharopine dehydrogenase family protein, protein MKIAIVGAGLIGHTIAHMLRETGDYEVVAFDRDADALAKLSREGIATQRVDSADANAIREAVKGFDALVNALPYYLAVNVAAAAKAAGVHYFDLTEDVRATHAIRELAEGSDRAFMPQCGLAPGFIGLAAHELVNGFSEVRDVKMRVGALPEYPTNALKYNLTWSVDGLINEYCQPCEAIRDGRKQWVQPLEGLEHFSLDGTEYEAFNTSGGLGTLCETLSGKVETLDYKSVRYPGHRDLVQFLLEDLRLSTDRDTLKSIMRRAVPSTKQDVVLVFITVTGVKDGQLVQDVFTRKIFAKDVCGMHMSAIQITTAGAMCAVLDLFREKKLPQSGFIPQEKVSLKAFLSNRFGKLYEGGTMERVHAVA, encoded by the coding sequence ATGAAAATCGCCATCGTCGGCGCAGGTCTGATCGGCCACACCATTGCTCACATGCTGCGTGAAACGGGCGACTACGAAGTCGTCGCGTTCGACCGCGATGCGGATGCGCTCGCGAAGCTGTCGCGCGAAGGCATCGCGACGCAACGGGTCGATTCGGCCGACGCAAACGCGATTCGCGAAGCAGTGAAGGGTTTCGATGCACTCGTCAATGCGCTGCCTTATTACCTCGCGGTCAACGTTGCCGCCGCCGCGAAGGCAGCCGGCGTCCACTACTTCGACCTGACCGAAGACGTGCGCGCGACCCACGCGATCCGCGAGCTGGCCGAAGGCTCCGACCGTGCGTTCATGCCGCAGTGCGGCCTCGCACCGGGCTTCATCGGTCTCGCCGCGCATGAACTGGTGAACGGCTTCAGCGAAGTGCGCGACGTGAAGATGCGCGTCGGCGCCTTGCCCGAGTATCCGACCAACGCGCTGAAGTACAACCTGACGTGGAGCGTTGACGGCCTGATCAACGAATACTGCCAGCCGTGCGAAGCGATCCGCGACGGCCGCAAGCAGTGGGTGCAGCCGCTCGAAGGCCTCGAGCACTTCTCGCTCGACGGTACCGAATACGAAGCGTTCAACACGTCGGGCGGCCTCGGCACGCTGTGCGAGACGCTGTCGGGCAAGGTCGAGACGCTCGACTACAAGTCGGTGCGCTACCCGGGCCACCGCGATCTCGTGCAGTTCCTGCTCGAGGACCTGCGCCTGTCGACCGATCGCGACACGCTGAAGTCGATCATGCGCCGCGCGGTGCCGTCGACGAAGCAGGACGTCGTGCTCGTGTTCATCACCGTGACGGGCGTGAAGGACGGCCAGCTGGTGCAGGACGTGTTCACGCGCAAGATCTTCGCGAAGGACGTGTGCGGGATGCACATGAGCGCGATCCAGATCACGACGGCCGGCGCGATGTGCGCGGTGCTGGATCTGTTCCGCGAGAAGAAGCTGCCGCAAAGCGGTTTCATCCCGCAGGAAAAGGTGTCGCTGAAGGCGTTCCTGTCGAACCGCTTCGGCAAGCTGTACGAAGGCGGCACGATGGAGCGCGTGCACGCGGTGGCCTGA
- a CDS encoding Lrp/AsnC family transcriptional regulator, giving the protein MRPPRLDQLDDLDRQLVALLQADARASVADLARQLDVARTTVVARIARLERTNVIAGYSVRLGQDVLDASIYAYVGIILTPKFGKDVLRKLDRMPEVQLLCAVSGEYDYVAWLRADSPERLNDLLDQIGTLEGVERTTTSIILSRKIDRGTIGG; this is encoded by the coding sequence ATGCGTCCACCCCGCCTCGACCAACTCGACGATCTCGACCGGCAACTCGTCGCGCTGCTGCAGGCCGATGCGCGTGCCAGCGTCGCGGATCTCGCGCGCCAGCTCGACGTCGCGCGCACGACGGTCGTCGCACGCATCGCGCGGCTCGAACGTACCAACGTGATCGCCGGCTACAGCGTCCGGCTCGGGCAGGACGTGCTCGACGCGAGCATTTACGCGTATGTCGGCATCATCCTTACGCCGAAGTTCGGCAAGGACGTGTTGCGCAAGCTCGACCGGATGCCCGAGGTGCAACTGCTGTGCGCGGTGAGCGGCGAGTACGACTACGTCGCATGGCTGCGCGCCGATTCGCCCGAACGGCTCAACGACCTGCTCGACCAGATCGGCACGCTCGAAGGCGTCGAGCGCACGACGACGTCGATCATCCTGTCGCGCAAGATCGATCGCGGGACGATCGGCGGCTGA
- a CDS encoding Spy/CpxP family protein refolding chaperone, with translation MKKISLTLATLAVAASAFAQTPAQPQAPAQATTTAAAASAPTAEQREARHEARVEQRIKYLHDQLKITSAQEPQWKTFADTMRGNGDTMGRLYRERMAKHDVSALDDMKQYAELSQANADGAKKLADAFAPLYESFPADQKALADTTFRSWLHHGGEHRGKGKTKGKEGKAAAAPAASAPAQP, from the coding sequence ATGAAGAAAATCTCGCTCACCCTCGCTACGCTCGCCGTTGCAGCCAGCGCGTTCGCGCAAACCCCGGCGCAGCCGCAAGCGCCCGCTCAGGCCACGACGACCGCAGCCGCGGCTTCGGCCCCGACCGCCGAGCAGCGCGAGGCGCGCCATGAAGCCCGCGTCGAGCAGCGCATCAAGTACCTGCACGACCAGTTGAAGATCACGTCGGCGCAGGAGCCGCAGTGGAAGACGTTCGCCGACACGATGCGCGGCAACGGCGACACGATGGGCCGCCTCTATCGTGAACGAATGGCCAAGCACGACGTCTCCGCACTCGACGACATGAAGCAGTATGCGGAACTGTCGCAGGCGAACGCGGACGGCGCGAAGAAGCTCGCCGACGCCTTCGCACCGCTCTACGAGAGTTTCCCGGCCGACCAGAAGGCACTGGCCGACACGACGTTCCGCAGCTGGCTGCACCACGGCGGCGAGCATCGTGGCAAGGGCAAGACAAAGGGCAAGGAAGGCAAGGCGGCAGCCGCGCCGGCTGCCAGCGCACCCGCGCAGCCCTGA
- a CDS encoding PGDYG domain-containing protein → MLELKHIDLRTDPQARRVVKDETVAVSFADADGELMSLEGPNRYVAGDALITGSTGDRWVVSRARFDAKYLPADPALAHGAPGAYRNRPAVVLARRMDEPFTIARSENGDTLRGVAGDWVMQYAPGDYGVVQAQRFAQVYRDA, encoded by the coding sequence ATGCTCGAACTCAAGCACATCGACCTGCGTACCGATCCGCAGGCCCGTCGCGTCGTCAAGGACGAAACCGTCGCCGTTTCCTTCGCGGACGCCGACGGCGAACTGATGAGCCTCGAAGGCCCGAACCGCTATGTGGCGGGCGACGCGCTGATCACGGGCTCCACCGGCGACCGCTGGGTCGTGTCGCGCGCGCGCTTCGACGCCAAATACCTGCCCGCCGATCCGGCACTCGCACACGGCGCACCGGGCGCCTACCGGAACCGGCCGGCCGTCGTGCTCGCCCGCCGGATGGACGAGCCGTTCACGATCGCCCGCTCGGAAAACGGCGACACGCTGCGCGGCGTCGCCGGCGACTGGGTGATGCAATACGCGCCCGGCGACTACGGTGTCGTGCAGGCGCAGCGCTTCGCGCAGGTCTACCGCGACGCGTGA